Proteins found in one Mucilaginibacter gracilis genomic segment:
- a CDS encoding RNA polymerase sigma factor, with translation MPNKEAVFKQIFEANSKKIFHLCLGYAGDDDAANDLLQETFLKVWQNLDKFRNQAMISTWIYRIAVNTCLTYLRSEKRQGKEELTPLIADTQKEEFSEKNEQVALLYKCISKLEESERIIITMVLDELPYPEIADISGISEGNLRVKIYRIKQKLTDLYNHYERL, from the coding sequence GTGCCGAACAAGGAAGCAGTTTTCAAGCAAATATTTGAAGCTAATTCGAAAAAGATATTCCATTTGTGCCTGGGGTATGCCGGCGACGATGATGCCGCCAACGATTTGCTGCAAGAAACTTTTTTAAAAGTTTGGCAAAACCTTGATAAATTTAGAAACCAGGCTATGATATCAACCTGGATATACCGCATTGCGGTTAATACCTGTTTAACCTACCTCCGGTCGGAAAAGCGGCAAGGTAAAGAGGAACTTACTCCCCTTATTGCCGATACACAAAAAGAAGAGTTTAGCGAAAAAAATGAGCAGGTTGCCCTGTTATATAAGTGTATATCCAAACTGGAAGAATCGGAAAGAATTATTATTACTATGGTGTTAGATGAGTTACCTTATCCGGAAATTGCCGATATATCGGGCATATCCGAAGGCAACCTGAGGGTTAAAATTTATCGTATTAAACAAAAGTTAACAGATTTATATAACCACTATGAAAGACTTTGA
- a CDS encoding dicarboxylate/amino acid:cation symporter — translation MAKNKLTLFIFIALVAGVIAGYIYNVTVLKPYNTRLSNAETTIKTLDNAIVLIKDTTTTNYKALKTQRAIQVKARKESDTIREDKLEGFSILSDIFLRLIKMIVAPLVFTTLVVGVAKVGDINAVGRIGGKTMLWFISATLISLLLGMVLVNLYQPGSHMHIPLPDSHLGTDIKKSALSLREFVNHVVPKSFIESMANNEILQIVVFAIFFGVATAAVGEQGKVVIKAMDAIAHVIMKITGYVMKLAPLAVFGAITAIVAKQGLGILSTYAIFIGEFYSGLLLLWLIIILAGYFVLKNRVFTLVNRIKDAMLIAFGTSTSEAAYPRVLIELERFGCKDKIVSFVLPLGYSFNLDGSMMYMTFASLFIAQAYGIHLSTAQQFTMLLILMLTSKGVAGVPRASLVVIAGTIATFNIPEAGLALLIGIDPLLDMGRSATNVLGNAMATAVVSKWEGEMVEVDGGLIS, via the coding sequence ATGGCCAAAAACAAACTTACGCTTTTCATTTTTATAGCCCTTGTTGCCGGTGTTATTGCCGGTTATATTTATAACGTAACCGTATTAAAGCCCTATAACACCCGGCTTAGTAATGCAGAAACTACTATTAAAACGCTTGATAACGCTATTGTTTTAATAAAAGATACTACCACCACAAATTACAAAGCTTTAAAAACCCAACGGGCCATACAGGTTAAAGCACGTAAAGAAAGTGACACCATTCGCGAAGATAAACTGGAAGGCTTCAGCATTTTAAGCGACATATTTTTACGTCTCATTAAAATGATAGTAGCGCCCCTGGTGTTTACCACGTTGGTGGTAGGCGTAGCCAAAGTTGGCGATATTAATGCCGTAGGCCGCATAGGCGGCAAAACCATGCTGTGGTTTATCAGTGCCACACTAATTTCGCTGTTGTTGGGTATGGTATTGGTTAACCTGTACCAGCCCGGCAGCCACATGCACATCCCTTTGCCTGATAGTCATTTAGGTACCGATATTAAAAAATCGGCCCTTTCATTACGGGAATTTGTGAACCACGTAGTACCCAAAAGCTTTATCGAATCAATGGCTAATAACGAGATATTGCAGATTGTTGTATTCGCCATATTTTTTGGCGTAGCCACCGCAGCCGTAGGCGAACAAGGCAAAGTAGTTATTAAAGCTATGGATGCCATTGCGCACGTTATTATGAAAATTACCGGCTACGTAATGAAACTGGCGCCACTGGCCGTATTTGGTGCCATTACAGCTATTGTAGCCAAACAGGGCTTAGGTATCCTGTCAACCTATGCCATTTTTATCGGCGAGTTTTATTCGGGACTTTTGTTGTTGTGGCTCATCATTATCCTTGCGGGATACTTCGTACTAAAAAACCGGGTGTTTACCTTAGTTAACCGCATTAAAGATGCCATGCTCATAGCCTTCGGCACCTCAACCAGCGAGGCCGCCTACCCGCGGGTACTCATAGAACTGGAACGTTTTGGCTGTAAAGATAAAATAGTAAGCTTTGTATTACCCTTAGGCTATTCTTTTAATTTAGATGGCTCCATGATGTATATGACGTTTGCCTCGCTTTTTATCGCTCAGGCTTATGGCATCCACCTTTCAACCGCGCAACAGTTTACCATGCTGCTCATTTTAATGTTAACCAGTAAAGGTGTTGCCGGTGTACCCCGCGCATCGCTGGTTGTAATAGCAGGTACCATAGCCACATTCAATATACCCGAAGCAGGCCTTGCACTGCTCATCGGTATTGACCCGTTGTTAGATATGGGCCGATCGGCCACCAACGTGTTAGGCAATGCAATGGCAACAGCCGTAGTTAGCAAATGGGAGGGCGAGATGGTTGAAGTTGATGGCGGTTTAATTAGTTAA
- a CDS encoding transglutaminase-like domain-containing protein → MDRRLYLCVVLLFSVVCAYAAPPDSSAFISSAKSSFQFVYNHKEDRVEIKQISTTNYVSNNYQVNLPISETYNNKVKIDDIDCKVDNHTPKDFKPLDSYYSVSDVFYSDERICYFPLFLNKKGSTANVTFNETITDPRYFTSIFFPENLAVTTKDVVLKIPRWMKVELKEMNFGGFNIKKTSVYDSGADADIITYTAQNLPAMYRESNSPGPTYIYPHLMVLCKQATAGGHSFTYFNTLADQYGWYRELVKGVVNDKDILAAKAKEITAGLATGMDKIKAVFYYVQNNIRYIAFEDGMAGFKPEKADEVLRKKYGDCKGMANLTKALLVALGYDARLCWLGTDHIAYDYQTPSMAVDNHMICGLNYQGKTIYLDATETYLGINEYAERIQGRQVLMEDGDKYLLNRIPVATSTQNYDFENSKLTITGNSLTGNVDHLWKGEDREMVISGLNSIKKEKTDDAMIRFLSDENTNYGIHDLKMQNMDDPDKELTVAYNVDHKNAVSSFSKAYYVDLDLKKEFLTSAIKTAERKHDYWFYHRMNIVKQTELTIPVDYKASSIPPNLDIVNADYEFHIQYTAQTGKLNYKKSILIKNTHLAATKFEQWNKDIEQLAKTYNESVVLKPINQ, encoded by the coding sequence ATGGACAGGCGTTTATATTTATGTGTTGTTTTGTTATTCTCGGTTGTTTGCGCTTATGCTGCCCCGCCCGATTCTTCGGCGTTCATATCATCAGCAAAGAGTAGTTTCCAGTTTGTTTATAATCACAAGGAAGACAGAGTTGAAATTAAACAAATATCCACCACAAACTATGTTAGCAATAACTACCAGGTTAATTTGCCTATAAGTGAAACTTATAATAATAAGGTTAAAATTGACGACATTGATTGCAAGGTAGATAACCATACCCCCAAAGATTTTAAACCGCTCGATTCATACTATTCTGTAAGCGATGTGTTTTATTCCGACGAACGGATTTGCTACTTTCCGTTATTTTTAAACAAAAAGGGCAGCACGGCCAATGTTACCTTTAATGAAACCATAACAGATCCCCGGTATTTTACATCAATATTTTTTCCGGAAAACCTGGCCGTTACCACTAAGGATGTTGTGCTCAAAATTCCCCGATGGATGAAAGTTGAGCTCAAAGAAATGAATTTCGGGGGTTTTAACATCAAAAAAACTTCCGTGTATGATAGCGGGGCCGATGCCGACATTATTACTTATACAGCTCAAAACCTGCCCGCTATGTATAGGGAAAGCAATAGCCCGGGGCCAACCTACATTTACCCGCATTTAATGGTGTTATGTAAACAGGCAACCGCAGGCGGCCATAGCTTTACCTATTTCAATACCCTGGCCGATCAGTACGGCTGGTATCGCGAACTTGTAAAAGGTGTTGTGAACGATAAAGATATTCTAGCTGCTAAAGCCAAAGAAATAACCGCCGGCTTGGCAACCGGCATGGATAAAATTAAGGCAGTTTTTTACTACGTGCAAAATAACATTCGTTACATTGCTTTTGAGGACGGTATGGCAGGCTTTAAACCCGAAAAAGCCGACGAGGTTTTACGCAAAAAATATGGCGATTGTAAAGGCATGGCTAATTTAACAAAAGCCCTGCTCGTAGCCTTAGGCTATGATGCCCGTTTATGCTGGTTAGGTACCGACCATATTGCTTATGATTATCAAACCCCATCAATGGCGGTTGATAACCACATGATATGCGGTTTAAATTACCAGGGCAAAACCATTTACCTGGACGCCACAGAAACATACCTTGGCATTAACGAATACGCCGAACGCATACAAGGCAGGCAGGTTTTAATGGAAGATGGAGATAAATACCTTTTAAACCGCATACCGGTTGCAACATCAACTCAAAACTACGATTTTGAAAACAGCAAGCTCACTATTACGGGTAACAGCCTAACAGGCAATGTAGACCATTTATGGAAAGGGGAGGACAGGGAAATGGTAATTAGCGGATTAAACAGCATCAAAAAGGAAAAAACGGATGATGCCATGATCCGTTTTTTATCAGACGAAAATACCAATTATGGCATCCACGATTTAAAGATGCAGAACATGGATGATCCCGATAAGGAATTAACCGTTGCTTACAACGTAGACCATAAAAATGCGGTATCATCTTTCAGCAAAGCTTATTATGTTGATCTCGATCTTAAAAAAGAATTTTTAACCTCCGCCATTAAAACCGCCGAAAGAAAGCATGACTATTGGTTTTACCACCGCATGAACATTGTAAAGCAAACGGAACTAACTATCCCTGTAGATTATAAAGCTTCAAGCATTCCGCCAAATTTAGATATTGTGAATGCCGATTACGAGTTCCATATCCAATACACCGCTCAAACGGGTAAGTTGAATTACAAAAAATCTATCCTCATTAAAAACACACATCTTGCAGCTACAAAGTTTGAGCAATGGAACAAGGATATTGAACAACTCGCCAAAACCTATAACGAATCTGTAGTACTAAAACCTATCAACCAATGA
- a CDS encoding DUF3857 domain-containing protein, producing MKLSLLFSLALLTSLSLFAQDKMPYSEKAAQLQKEIWGTTVPEFKSTTIPANLTNESAVVMARSYSSQRSSAGKFKYLIITATVTTRTTKINTMHERVKINDKVALENYSTLEYQKKLDKSVSLLITSFKNSHNTYIGAKIVKPDGKEIIVNTSEEVLTKNETKDQKGKLAIPGLQVGDILDYYVCNMSTNETNEGNTYKDNDDIFILADEYPVLYYNIDFQFNKKVNVRYIYANGAPHFTVTRNADGDLLLSLTVKNMAKYQSQLWMVPLRQYPYIEIGSSYTGTMDIYGAGDKKISSGPSMLDGNESLYIASFKEYPGFDEAEKKLKEYFKSGKALKNAPQDSVMKILYDEWKYLTFCSYQGNELESVRDLNYRRANSRYAALNMSMILTDMKISHDVILVSSRNSNTLENVYNMSDFSAMIRINGDTPTYMAFDDVTTHFNEIPAQFQGEKAVEMHVKRRSSSNYSATYSDIVLPVTASHKNYMEETLQVSLLPTNMQKLKINRTVKQAGSLRHDAQRKLIPVQDVDNSFMTMVNGEPLAKRLSRDRDTKKMKEDYAFSFNKEREEMSKNFSNEIKEQFDQEPQQLSNYKIVNPALENDNPVFQFSASFVLDNLVKKAGSNYIIDAGKLTGSFLTLTEKDKVRSIDVYMPSARTFKYNITIEIPAGFSAKGVEEMNQKKANKTGSFTSVASVKGNMLTITLSRSYTNNFEKAADWPLVKELIATASAFNDQKILLEKI from the coding sequence ATGAAACTAAGTTTACTTTTCTCATTAGCTTTATTAACTTCTCTAAGCCTTTTTGCTCAGGATAAAATGCCTTATTCAGAAAAGGCGGCCCAATTGCAAAAAGAGATATGGGGCACTACCGTTCCCGAATTTAAGTCAACAACAATTCCGGCAAACCTCACTAACGAGAGCGCGGTAGTAATGGCTCGTTCATACAGTTCGCAACGCTCATCTGCTGGCAAGTTTAAATATTTAATTATTACCGCAACTGTAACCACGCGCACCACCAAAATTAACACCATGCACGAGCGTGTTAAAATAAACGATAAGGTAGCCCTGGAAAATTATTCGACGCTTGAATATCAAAAAAAGCTCGACAAATCAGTTTCCCTTCTCATTACATCATTCAAAAACTCGCATAATACTTATATAGGGGCAAAAATTGTTAAGCCCGATGGTAAAGAGATCATTGTAAATACAAGTGAAGAGGTATTAACCAAAAACGAAACTAAAGATCAAAAGGGCAAACTGGCTATTCCGGGTTTACAGGTTGGCGACATATTGGATTATTACGTATGTAACATGAGTACCAACGAAACCAACGAAGGCAATACTTATAAAGATAACGACGATATATTTATACTGGCCGACGAGTATCCCGTTTTATATTACAATATTGATTTTCAGTTCAATAAAAAGGTAAACGTAAGGTACATTTATGCAAACGGTGCGCCGCATTTTACCGTAACACGTAATGCCGACGGCGATCTGCTGTTAAGCCTTACCGTTAAAAATATGGCCAAGTACCAAAGCCAGTTGTGGATGGTTCCGCTGCGGCAGTATCCTTACATCGAAATAGGAAGTTCGTACACGGGCACTATGGATATTTACGGTGCCGGCGATAAAAAAATAAGCAGCGGACCGTCAATGCTCGACGGTAACGAATCGCTCTACATCGCATCGTTTAAAGAGTATCCCGGTTTTGATGAGGCAGAGAAAAAATTAAAAGAATATTTTAAAAGTGGCAAGGCCTTAAAAAATGCCCCGCAGGATAGCGTAATGAAAATTTTATACGACGAATGGAAATATCTAACTTTTTGTAGCTACCAGGGCAACGAGTTGGAAAGCGTTCGCGATTTGAATTATCGACGGGCCAACAGCCGCTATGCCGCACTAAATATGAGCATGATACTCACGGATATGAAAATTTCGCACGATGTGATACTGGTATCATCGCGCAATAGCAATACCCTGGAAAACGTATATAACATGAGCGATTTTAGTGCCATGATACGTATAAACGGCGATACCCCAACGTACATGGCATTTGACGATGTGACAACGCATTTTAACGAGATTCCTGCACAATTTCAGGGCGAAAAGGCCGTAGAAATGCACGTTAAACGCCGCAGTAGTTCCAATTACTCCGCCACCTATAGTGATATTGTTTTGCCCGTTACCGCCAGCCATAAAAACTATATGGAAGAGACTTTGCAGGTAAGCCTGTTACCAACCAACATGCAAAAGTTAAAAATAAACCGTACCGTAAAACAAGCCGGAAGCTTAAGGCACGATGCCCAACGCAAGTTGATCCCGGTACAGGATGTTGATAACAGTTTTATGACGATGGTTAACGGCGAGCCGCTTGCCAAACGCTTATCGCGCGATAGGGATACAAAAAAGATGAAAGAAGATTATGCCTTCTCATTCAATAAAGAGCGCGAGGAAATGAGCAAAAATTTCAGCAACGAAATAAAAGAGCAATTTGACCAGGAACCACAACAATTGAGCAATTACAAAATTGTTAACCCCGCTTTGGAAAACGACAATCCTGTGTTTCAATTCAGCGCATCGTTTGTGTTGGATAACCTGGTTAAAAAGGCTGGCAGCAATTATATTATCGATGCCGGTAAATTAACCGGAAGCTTTTTAACCCTTACCGAGAAAGATAAAGTGCGCAGCATTGATGTTTATATGCCATCGGCACGCACCTTTAAATATAACATAACAATAGAAATTCCCGCAGGATTCAGCGCCAAGGGTGTTGAAGAAATGAACCAGAAAAAAGCAAATAAAACGGGTTCGTTTACATCCGTGGCATCTGTTAAGGGCAATATGCTAACTATTACTTTAAGCCGCTCATACACTAATAACTTTGAAAAAGCTGCCGATTGGCCATTGGTAAAAGAGCTGATAGCAACTGCCTCTGCATTTAACGATCAAAAAATACTACTCGAAAAAATCTGA
- a CDS encoding citrate synthase has translation MSELIQLKIEDKTYDLPVIKGTEDEKGIDISKLRDLTGYVTLDIGYKNTGATKSAITFLDGEVGILKYRGYPIEQLAQKSSFLEVAYLLIYGELPTAEQIKNFQTQINHHTLVHEDMKKFFDGYPSNSHPMGQLTGLISSLSAFYPESLNSNQTAEEINLTIVKLLAKMTTIVSWIYKKSLGHPVIYPQNRFDYVTNFLYMTFGQRTEEVVIDPVVVEAMNVLLILHGDHEQNCSTSTVRIVGSSEANLYSSVTAGICALWGPLHGGANQAVIEMLEKIKADGGDTEKWINKAKDKNDPFRLMGFGHRVYKNFDPRAKIIKKACDDILEKLGIDDEVLSIAKQLEEVALKDPYFIERKLYPNVDFYSGIIYRALGFPTEMFTVLFALGRLPGWIAQWKEMKENKEPIGRPRQIYVGAVDRDYVDIDKR, from the coding sequence ATGTCAGAATTAATACAGTTAAAAATCGAGGATAAAACGTACGACCTTCCAGTTATTAAGGGTACAGAAGATGAAAAAGGTATTGATATTTCTAAACTTCGTGACCTTACAGGGTATGTAACTTTAGATATTGGATATAAAAATACCGGTGCAACCAAAAGTGCCATCACTTTTTTAGACGGTGAAGTTGGTATATTAAAATACCGCGGCTACCCTATTGAGCAACTGGCTCAAAAATCGTCGTTTTTAGAAGTTGCCTATTTGCTGATATATGGTGAATTGCCAACTGCCGAGCAAATTAAAAACTTTCAAACCCAAATTAATCACCACACGCTGGTGCATGAGGATATGAAGAAATTTTTTGACGGCTATCCGTCAAATTCTCATCCTATGGGCCAGTTAACCGGTTTAATCAGTTCGTTATCGGCATTTTATCCAGAATCATTAAACTCTAACCAAACTGCCGAAGAGATAAACCTTACTATTGTTAAACTGCTTGCTAAAATGACTACGATAGTATCGTGGATATACAAAAAATCATTAGGGCATCCGGTTATCTATCCGCAAAACAGGTTTGACTATGTAACCAACTTTTTATACATGACGTTTGGCCAGCGCACCGAGGAGGTTGTTATTGACCCGGTTGTTGTTGAGGCCATGAATGTACTGCTTATTTTACACGGCGACCATGAGCAAAACTGCTCTACATCAACTGTACGTATAGTAGGCTCGTCCGAAGCTAATTTATATTCATCTGTTACGGCTGGTATTTGTGCCCTTTGGGGCCCGCTGCATGGCGGTGCTAACCAGGCCGTTATAGAAATGCTTGAAAAAATTAAGGCCGATGGCGGCGATACCGAAAAATGGATAAACAAAGCTAAAGATAAGAACGATCCTTTCCGCCTGATGGGATTTGGACACCGCGTTTACAAAAACTTTGACCCACGCGCCAAAATTATTAAGAAGGCCTGCGACGATATTTTGGAGAAATTAGGTATTGACGATGAAGTGTTAAGCATTGCTAAACAACTTGAAGAAGTAGCCCTAAAAGACCCTTACTTTATTGAACGCAAACTATACCCTAACGTTGATTTTTACTCGGGTATTATTTACCGCGCCCTTGGCTTCCCTACCGAAATGTTTACCGTGCTGTTTGCATTGGGCCGTTTACCGGGATGGATTGCACAATGGAAAGAAATGAAAGAAAATAAAGAGCCTATTGGCCGCCCACGTCAAATTTACGTAGGCGCTGTTGACAGGGATTATGTTGATATTGACAAGAGATAA
- a CDS encoding PAS domain-containing hybrid sensor histidine kinase/response regulator yields the protein MNLQRLLKSDVDKNLYRFIFIAIGLLNLLLHFLFLSYASLSFDPVAIRIICSFCFLITFLLSFSGQASVFKIGGYFAVVVFLAVNNCYLLGVNNYTGEYFLGSLIGLVVITYTCTKIEELALFILINFVAFAVASRLTTNPVDDIPVKLLTVALFSGLGCMMFLYRRAFIVKYLATREQVNEKDALLTKTSSLLEQNSSKLQSLASSNLNLVFEFNQYKICVNAWCPADDDLAPKVEAMTGKSITHLYIDALPGQIKMALKTLKPSVFEFQSLFGNRVWYRAVVNPLFNDELRFTGSLTLTLTDITEVKKVFNALKESDLVLYNEQVVAKMGSWWTDITGRDISWSNNLFSILEISEIPPERSKLNYYISLIHPEDRDGAQHFFTTLADKPLIEFEHRLTTPKGNLKYLKVVSGYPVQDENGKLIKVVGIIQDITDTKTDILTIKKKQAELAEIQATAKIGGWKWDISLNNLTWSDEVYKIYELDREVVKHEDHIQLFLSFIHPDDRPNIALIFKNYLKIDKEFFEYRIITAAGNLKYLSLIIGKTLINEHGIKSIAGTLQDQSDRKKVDFDFERAENKYKNVLETINMAAVTLNKKGDIVFCNKYLADIAGYDKADLLGMNWIDTFVAEHLKDQFRAWLNSNSFYSQHTSPIICRNGKQRMINWKNTVTYDEFGKIEQTTSIGEDITDIKKAREALIIAKENAEKSSRFKSEFLSIMSHEIRTPMNSVIGTTNLLLQDNPAPRQIEYLHTLRYSSNTLLQLINDILDYNKIEAGKLELYKTPFNIQKMVQNILQSFKTKADDSESLLVLDIDENIPQNLIGDQLRLGQILNNLIGNAVKFTPKGSVTITLSVKQQKTNSVVINFSIKDTGIGIAPQNIDKIFDPFTQEYSSTQSDYGGTGLGLAITKRLVELHNSTINLVSQVGKGTEFSFAIVFEKANVFETDQRTIEGSKPTETNITGMKILLVDDNKMNLLIANKFLKNWHANVDQAINGQIAVEKAMQHNYDIIIMDLQMPVMDGFEAAAIIKQTQPDLPIIALSADAMPETRLKAEQHGMDDYLTKPFVPEILFEKIVKYYKPTVSLPKW from the coding sequence TTGAATTTACAGAGACTATTAAAAAGTGATGTCGATAAAAACCTTTATCGGTTTATTTTTATTGCTATCGGCCTTTTAAATCTGTTACTGCATTTCCTTTTTTTAAGTTATGCCTCGCTATCGTTTGATCCTGTAGCTATAAGGATAATTTGCAGTTTTTGTTTTTTAATAACCTTTCTTCTTTCATTTTCTGGCCAGGCTTCGGTTTTTAAAATAGGCGGCTACTTTGCGGTGGTTGTTTTTTTAGCGGTTAACAATTGTTATTTACTTGGTGTTAACAATTATACAGGCGAATACTTTTTGGGTTCGTTAATCGGGTTAGTTGTTATTACCTATACCTGCACCAAAATTGAGGAACTTGCCTTATTTATACTTATAAATTTTGTTGCTTTTGCCGTGGCATCGCGCTTAACCACAAACCCTGTTGATGATATACCGGTAAAGCTATTAACGGTAGCTTTATTTTCGGGTTTAGGTTGCATGATGTTTTTGTACAGGCGCGCCTTTATTGTTAAATATTTAGCCACCAGGGAGCAGGTGAATGAAAAGGATGCTTTATTAACAAAAACAAGCAGTTTGCTCGAACAAAATAGTTCAAAACTACAAAGTTTAGCTTCAAGTAATTTAAACCTGGTTTTTGAGTTTAACCAGTATAAAATATGCGTTAATGCCTGGTGCCCCGCCGATGATGATTTGGCTCCTAAAGTTGAAGCCATGACCGGCAAATCAATTACCCATTTATATATCGATGCCTTGCCCGGTCAAATTAAAATGGCGTTAAAAACACTTAAACCATCGGTTTTTGAGTTTCAGTCGCTATTTGGTAACCGTGTTTGGTATAGAGCCGTTGTTAACCCTTTGTTTAATGATGAGTTGCGGTTTACCGGAAGTTTAACCCTAACGCTAACCGATATTACCGAAGTTAAAAAGGTATTTAACGCATTGAAAGAGAGCGACCTGGTACTTTATAATGAACAAGTTGTTGCCAAAATGGGAAGCTGGTGGACGGATATTACCGGGCGCGATATTTCATGGTCAAACAATCTTTTCTCTATCCTCGAAATTTCAGAAATACCACCCGAACGCAGCAAATTAAACTATTACATCAGTTTGATACATCCTGAAGATAGAGACGGTGCCCAACACTTTTTTACTACACTGGCCGATAAACCTTTAATTGAATTTGAACACCGGCTCACAACACCTAAAGGCAACCTCAAATATTTAAAAGTTGTAAGCGGCTATCCCGTGCAAGACGAAAACGGTAAACTCATTAAAGTTGTCGGCATTATTCAGGATATTACCGATACTAAAACAGACATACTAACCATTAAGAAGAAACAAGCCGAACTGGCTGAAATTCAAGCCACTGCCAAAATAGGAGGTTGGAAATGGGATATTTCGTTAAATAACCTCACATGGAGCGATGAGGTATATAAGATATACGAATTGGATAGAGAAGTAGTTAAACATGAAGATCATATTCAACTATTTTTATCGTTTATTCATCCCGACGACAGGCCGAATATTGCACTGATATTTAAAAACTATTTAAAAATTGACAAGGAGTTTTTTGAGTACCGCATTATTACCGCTGCAGGTAACCTAAAATATCTGAGTTTGATTATTGGCAAAACGCTTATTAACGAACATGGTATAAAAAGCATTGCCGGCACATTACAGGACCAAAGCGACCGGAAAAAAGTTGATTTTGATTTTGAGCGCGCCGAAAACAAGTATAAAAACGTACTCGAAACCATTAACATGGCTGCTGTTACGCTAAACAAAAAAGGCGATATTGTTTTTTGTAACAAATACCTGGCAGATATTGCCGGCTATGACAAAGCCGACCTGCTGGGTATGAATTGGATAGATACTTTTGTTGCCGAGCATTTGAAAGACCAATTTAGGGCCTGGCTTAATAGCAATAGTTTTTACTCACAGCATACCAGCCCTATAATTTGCCGCAATGGTAAACAGCGCATGATCAACTGGAAAAACACAGTTACTTATGATGAGTTTGGCAAAATTGAGCAAACCACAAGCATAGGCGAGGATATTACCGATATTAAAAAAGCACGCGAAGCACTTATTATAGCTAAAGAAAATGCCGAAAAATCGTCGCGATTTAAATCGGAGTTTTTATCTATCATGAGCCACGAAATACGCACGCCCATGAATTCGGTAATAGGCACAACCAATTTACTATTGCAAGACAACCCGGCACCGCGCCAAATAGAATATCTGCACACGCTGCGCTACTCAAGTAATACCCTGCTCCAATTAATTAACGACATTTTGGATTATAACAAAATTGAGGCAGGTAAGCTGGAACTCTATAAAACACCATTTAACATACAAAAAATGGTGCAAAATATCTTGCAATCGTTTAAAACCAAGGCCGACGATTCGGAGTCTTTACTGGTTTTGGATATTGACGAAAATATACCCCAAAATCTAATTGGCGATCAACTTCGGTTAGGGCAAATACTAAATAATTTAATAGGTAATGCCGTTAAATTTACTCCAAAGGGTAGTGTAACAATAACATTAAGTGTAAAGCAACAAAAAACTAATAGCGTAGTTATAAACTTTTCAATAAAAGATACGGGCATTGGCATAGCGCCCCAAAATATTGATAAAATATTTGACCCCTTTACACAGGAATACAGCTCAACGCAGAGCGACTATGGAGGTACTGGTTTAGGCTTAGCAATTACAAAGCGGCTAGTTGAACTTCATAACAGCACTATCAACCTGGTTAGCCAGGTGGGTAAAGGAACCGAGTTTAGTTTTGCTATTGTGTTTGAAAAAGCAAACGTGTTTGAAACAGATCAGCGAACGATAGAAGGTTCTAAGCCTACCGAAACTAATATAACAGGCATGAAAATTTTATTGGTAGATGATAATAAAATGAATTTACTGATAGCCAATAAATTTCTTAAAAACTGGCATGCCAATGTAGACCAGGCAATTAACGGGCAAATTGCCGTTGAAAAGGCAATGCAGCATAATTATGATATTATTATTATGGATTTGCAAATGCCGGTAATGGACGGCTTTGAGGCTGCAGCAATTATAAAGCAAACGCAGCCCGACTTGCCCATTATTGCACTAAGTGCCGATGCAATGCCAGAGACACGCTTAAAAGCCGAACAACATGGTATGGACGACTATTTAACAAAACCATTTGTGCCCGAAATTTTGTTCGAGAAAATAGTAAAGTATTATAAACCAACGGTATCCTTACCTAAGTGGTAA